TGCGCGAACTCGACCCGGCCGTGCGGGTCGGTGACCCGGGCCGGCGGCTCCGGGTCGGGGCTCTGCTCCTCGGCGTCGAGCACCGCGAACACCCGCTCGGCGGAGGCCACCCCGGACTGGAGCAGGTTCGCCATCGACGCCACCTGGGTCAGCGGCTGGGTGAACTGCCGCGAGTACTGGATGAACGCCTGCACGTCGCCGAGGCTCATCGACCCGGACGCCACCCGCAGCCCGCCGACCACGGCGATCGCGACGTAGCTGAGGTTCCCGATGAAGAACATCGCCGGCATGATGATCCCGGAGATGAACTGGGCGCCGAAGCTGGCGTGGAACAGCTCGTCGTTCTTGGCGTGGAAGGCGGCCTGCACCTCCCGCTGCCGGCCGAAGACCTTGACCAGCTCGTGGCCGGTGAACGCCTCCTCGATCTGCCCGTTCAGCTCGCCGGTGTGCGTCCACTGGGCGATGAACTTGCGCTGCGACCGCTTGGCGATCTGCCCGGTCACCAGCACCGACAACGGCACCGCCACCAGGGCGACCAGCGCCAGCAGCGGCGAGATCCAGAACATCATGGCCAGCACGCCGACCACGGTGAGCAGCGAGGTGAGCAGTTGGCTCAACGTCTGCGAGAGGGTCTGCGAGATGTTGTCGATGTCGTTGGTGACCCGGCTGAGCAGCTCACCCCGGGGCTGCCGGTCGAAGTAGGGCAGCGGGAGCCGGTTGAGCTTCTCCTCCACCTCGGCGCGCAGCCGCAGCACCGTACGCTGCACCACCCCGTTGAGCAGCCAGCCCTGCCACCACATCAGCAGGCTGGCGCCCAGGTAGAGGGCGACGGCGAGGGCGAGGGTGCGGCCCAGGGCGGTGAAGTCGATGCCCACCCCGGGGACGACGTCCATCCGTGCCAGCATGTCGGCGAAGTTGTCGTTGCCCGCCGCCCGGGCCGCCGCCACCGCCTGCTCGGCGCTGCTGCCGGCGGGGAGCTGCCGGCCGATCACCCCGGTGAAGATGATGTCGGTGGCGTGACCGAGGATCTTCGGACCGACCACGCTGGCCGCGACGCTCGCCACGGCCAGGGTGACGATCGAGTAGAGGTGCAGCCGGTGCGGCCGGAGCCGGCCGAGCAGCCGCCGGGCCGACGGCCCGAAGTTCAGCGACTTCTCCGCCGGCATTCCGGCGCCCATCCACGGCGGCCCGCCGCCCTGCCGGCCCGGGGGCAGCCGCTTCGGCGTCCGCGCCTCGGCGGCCGGCTTCTGATCGGGTACGCGCTGCGCGGTCACGCCGCCACCTCCGTGGTCTGCTGGGACGCCACGATCTCGGCGTACGTCGGGCAGTCGGCCAGCAGGTCCTCGTGCCGGCCCAGCCCGACGACGGCCCCGTCCTCCAGCACGACGATCTGGTCGGCGTCGACGATCGTGGAGACCCGCTGGGCGACGATCACCACGGCGGCGTCCTCGGTGACCGGCCGCAGCGCCGCCCGCAGCCGGGCGTCGGTGCCGAGGTCGAGCGCCGAGAACGAGTCGTCGAAGAGGTAGATCTCCGGCTTGCGGACCAGCGCGCGGGCGATGGCCAGCCGCTGCCGCTGCCCGCCGGAGACGTTCGTGCCGCCCTGCGCGATCGGGGCGTCCAGCCCGCCGGGCATCTGCGCCACGAAGTCACGGGCCTGGGCGATCTCCAGCGCCGTCCACAGCTCCTCGTCGGTGGCGTCCGGGTTGCCGTAGCGCAGGTTGCTGGCGACCGTGCCGGTGAACAGGTACGGCCGCTGCGGCACCAGCCCGATCCGCCGCCACAGCTCGTCGGGCTCCAGTTCCCGCACGTCCACCCCGTCGACCAGCACCGCCCCGGCGGTCGCGTCGACCAGGCGGGGGATCAGGGTGAGCAGGGTGGTCTTGCCGGCGCCGGTGGAGCCGATGATCGCGGTGGTCCGTCCGGGGCTCGCCCGGAACGAGATGTCGCGCAGCACCGGCGCGCTCGCCCCCGGGTACTGGAAGGAGACGCCGCGCAGCTCCAACTCGCCGCGCCCCTCGACCCGGGTCACCGGCCGGACCGGCGGCACCACCGACGAGTCGGTGTCGAGCACCTCGACGATCCGCTCGGCGCAGACCGCCGCCCGGGGCACCATCATCAGCATGAAGGTCGCCATCATCACGGCCATCAGGATCTGCATCAGGTACTGGAGGAACGCGGTGAGCGCGCCGACCTGGATCTGCTCGGCGTCGACCCGCTGCGCGCCGAACCAGAGCACGGCGACGCTGGAGACGTTGAGCACCAGCATGACGATCGGGAAGATCAGCGCCTGGAGCCGGCCGACCCGCAGGGCGGTGTCGGTGAGGTCGGCGTTGGCGGTCGCGAAGCGGTCCGTCTCGTACGGCT
This genomic interval from Micromonospora coxensis contains the following:
- a CDS encoding ABC transporter ATP-binding protein; the encoded protein is MGAGMPAEKSLNFGPSARRLLGRLRPHRLHLYSIVTLAVASVAASVVGPKILGHATDIIFTGVIGRQLPAGSSAEQAVAAARAAGNDNFADMLARMDVVPGVGIDFTALGRTLALAVALYLGASLLMWWQGWLLNGVVQRTVLRLRAEVEEKLNRLPLPYFDRQPRGELLSRVTNDIDNISQTLSQTLSQLLTSLLTVVGVLAMMFWISPLLALVALVAVPLSVLVTGQIAKRSQRKFIAQWTHTGELNGQIEEAFTGHELVKVFGRQREVQAAFHAKNDELFHASFGAQFISGIIMPAMFFIGNLSYVAIAVVGGLRVASGSMSLGDVQAFIQYSRQFTQPLTQVASMANLLQSGVASAERVFAVLDAEEQSPDPEPPARVTDPHGRVEFAHVSFRYDPDKPLIEDLSLVAEPGHTVAIVGPTGAGKTTLVNLIMRFYELDAGRITLDGVDITTLRRDDLRGRIGMVLQDTWLFGGTIRDNIAYGRPDASEEEIHAAARATFVDRFVRSLPDGYDTVIDEEGSNVSAGEKQLITIARAFLAEPSLLILDEATSSVDTRTEVLLQRAMAALRSDRTSFVIAHRLSTIRDADLILMMENGRIVEQGTHEELLAAHGAYHRLYRAQFAGALVDDDEAGAAPEPAPVGG
- a CDS encoding ABC transporter ATP-binding protein — encoded protein: MLIRLLRGHLRPYHRPLLAVVLFQFVGTMASLYLPSLNADIIDLGVARGDTGYILRTGGWMLLVSLVQIVCSVAAVYLGARTAMAFGRDVRSDVFEQVNRFSAREVARFGAPSLITRNTNDVQQVQMLVLMSCTMLVAAPIMSVGGVVMALREDVGLSWLMLVSVPVLAVALGLVIRRMVPGFRLMQTRIDTVNRVLREQITGIRVVRAFVREPYETDRFATANADLTDTALRVGRLQALIFPIVMLVLNVSSVAVLWFGAQRVDAEQIQVGALTAFLQYLMQILMAVMMATFMLMMVPRAAVCAERIVEVLDTDSSVVPPVRPVTRVEGRGELELRGVSFQYPGASAPVLRDISFRASPGRTTAIIGSTGAGKTTLLTLIPRLVDATAGAVLVDGVDVRELEPDELWRRIGLVPQRPYLFTGTVASNLRYGNPDATDEELWTALEIAQARDFVAQMPGGLDAPIAQGGTNVSGGQRQRLAIARALVRKPEIYLFDDSFSALDLGTDARLRAALRPVTEDAAVVIVAQRVSTIVDADQIVVLEDGAVVGLGRHEDLLADCPTYAEIVASQQTTEVAA